The nucleotide window TTCGAGCCGCCGGTGGTCGAGTAGCGGGTGTGCCCGATGGCCAGGTGCCCGCGCAGGCTGGCGAGGGTCGGCTCGTCGAAGACCTGCGAGACGAGTCCGAGATCCTTATAGACGACCACGCCCGAGCCGTCGCTGACGGCGATGCCCGCTGCCTCCTGGCCCCGGTGCTGGAGTGCGAAAAGGCCGAAATAGGTAAGTTTCGCGACCTCTTCCTCAGGGGCCCAGACCCCGAAGACGCCGCAGGCATCGCGAGGTCCGCGGTCCTGGGGGTCGAGATCGTCGGTCAACCGGCCGTCGCCTCGGGGCACGCGCTTGCTCCCTCATGCTGATCTGCTCGGACTTGCGGGTCTCTTCCGACCGCCCAGTGTACGCGAGCCGGGGAGCGGTCAACTCGGGTGCACAGGGAGGTACGGAGTCAGATCTGTGCGTATTCCACTGGCCCGAACCCGGCCGGACTCCACGGCGTCGTCCCAGGTCAGACGCCCCGTGGCGACCAGCAGCCAGGTCATCGGATCCGTCTCGACCACGTTGGGCGGGGTGCCCCGGGTATGACGCGGACCGGCTACGCACTGAATCGCACCGAAAGGTGGAATACGGACCTCCACCGATCGGCCGGGCGCGGTCCGCGCCAACTCGCCGAGCAGCGCCCGGACAGCGTCGCGCAGCACTGTGCGCTCGGGTTCATCGCCCCGATCCAGCGCGTCCAACGCGTCTGTCACGGACTCGGATTTATTGTGCGCAGGAGACACGTCGGGACAATACGACCCGGCTTCGGATAAGAACCAGGCGGCCCTGGGTCGCGCCGACGTCGTGTGACAGGGCATAGTGGCCGACGGTGTGTACTCGTAGCGGGATCTTAGGGCAGTTCGAAAGCGCCCGGTGACCGTGCGACCCGGAAGGCGGTGGACGTGACAACGCACCTACGAGCCAGGGCCCTCCAGGCCGGTGCGTTCCTGGCACTGATCGGTGGCGTTCTCGTTGCCGCACCCTCAGCTGCTCTAGCGACAGCACCGACTGTAACCGTGAGCTCACTGTCGTCGGGTGACGTCCCCTCGGGCGGCGAGACCACGCTCACCTACAAGGTGACAAATCGGAACGCAGAGGCCGGGACCGTGACGGTCGTGGTCAGCGCCAACGGCATGTCCTGCAGTGGACAGTGCAACTTCGACGAGCCGATCGGCCCCAACGAGGCCAAGGAATACACGGCGAAGCTGAAGGCCGGCAACGTCGACCCGGGCCAGACCAAGGACACCCGGATCCAGGTCTCGGCGGACATCGGCGGGGAGAGCGGCAACGCCGGCCGCAACGTCACGCTGCGCGGCCCCGAACAGGCGCAGACCGTGCGCCAGGTCAGCGGCAAGGTGAAGGACCAGGAAGGCAAGGCCGTCGCGGGCGCGCTGGTCGGCCTGCGCGACAGCCAGAACCACCAGTACGACACCACCACGAACGGCGACGGTGGCTACTCCTTCACCAGCACCGACAGCAAGCCGATCGCGGTCGGCGCGCTGGCCGTGGCCGCCACCAAGGGCGGCTACGACGTCGCCTCGGTGAACGCGCAGGGCAGCTCCGGCAAGTCGATCAACGTGCCGCTCACCATCAAGCTGAAGGCCGGCGCGTCGCCGTCCACCAGCCCCTCCGCGACGGCCAGCGCGAGCGCCGAGCCGACCGAGGAGGTCAGCGAGGACGCCACGGACCCCGCCACCGACGACAGCGCCGCCGCTCTCGACCAGACCCCGACCTCGGGCGAGGACGAGGGCTCCGGCTCGATGCTCTTCATCATCCTCGGCGGCCTGCTCGTCGCGGCCGGCATCGGCGCGATCGTGCTGGTCCTGATGCGCCGCAAGGCCGGCGAGGACGCGGACGGCGCCGACGGCGCGGACGCACCCCTCGGCGGAGCACAGCCTGCCGCGGCCGGCAACCGGTACCCCGGCGCCGGGGAGACCCGGCTGGCCGGTGCGCCGATGGGTGGCGCACAGGCCACGATGATCGCTCCGCGCTCGGGCGCACCGTCCATCGGGGACGCTCCGACGATGATCCACCGCGCGCCCCCGGTCGTCGACGAGTTCCCGGACCCGTACGGCGCGCCGATGCCTCAGGGCGGCGGCTACAACGCGCCCGGTGGCTGGGGTGCCGCGGGCGCCGCCGGTGCCGCGGGTGCGGTGCCGGGCGCGTACGGCGCGGCCGGCCAGTACGGCGGCGCTCAGGTGCCGGCGCAGGGCGGCTACCCGGAGCAGGCCGGCTACGACCAGGCGGCGCCCTACGGCGCTCCCCAGGGCGGCTACAACGAGCCGGACGGCTACGACCAGGCGGCGCCGTACGGCGCTCCCCAGGGTGGCTACGAGCAGCAGCCGCAGCAGCGCTACGACGAGCCGACCGGCATGTACCGGCCGGAGCCCGGCGGCTACCCGCAGGAGGCCGGCTACGCCGACCAGGGTGGCTACGGCGGCGCGGAGCCGGCGTACGGCCAGAACGCCGGCTACGGCCAGGGCGGCGACGACTACGCCGGCCAGGCACCGGCCCGGGGCGGCGCCTACCCGGGCGGCGGAAACGGCTACGCCGGTGGCGCTTACGGCGCTCCCGCCGAGCCGGCCGACCAGGGTGGCGGCTACGGCCAGTGGGACGGCCAGGGCGGCGCGGTCGACAACGGCAACGCCTACGGCGCCCCCGCCGGCGGTGGCGCGTACGGCGCTCCGCAGGGCGGCCAGGCCTACGGCAACCCCAACTACGGCGCTCCCGCGGGCGGCGGCTACGACCAGGCCGACGGCTACGGCGCCGAGCAGGGCGGTTACGACCCCCGGGCGGCATATGGGCGGCCGGACGGCTACGACCCGCAGCAGGGCGGCGGCCGGGGTCAGCAGCCCCCCGGCGGCGGCTACGGCGGCCCGGTCGGCCAGGGCGGCTACGGAGCCGACCAGGGTGGCTACTACGGCGCGGAGCAGCAGGGGGGCGGCCGCCACGGCGGACCGCCGCCGGAGGCGACGCGCCCGGGCCAGCGACGTCCCCTCGACTGGATGGACGACTGACCCACCGAATCACCGAAGCCGGCCCCGTCAGTTGACGGGGCCGGCTTTTTCCTGCCCTACGAGAGACCGCCCGGCATTCGTGGGCCGGGAAAGCAGAACGCCACGACCGGGCTGGTGCCCTGCCGTGGCGTTCTGGATCGTTCTGCTGTCAGTCCTTGCTCTCCGGCTCGTCGGACTGGCCCGGCTCCGGCGTGATCGGACCGCCCGGCACCTCACCGGCCCCGGCCGTCGCCGAACCGCCGGCCTCCTGCGCCGCGGCGGACGCGGCCGGCTCGGGCTGAGCGGTAGCGGGCTCCCCGATCTCCAGCGTGACCGACTGACCGCCGACCTCGGCGACCGGCGCGGCCGACTGGGCCGATGCGGTCGGCTGGGACGGCGCGGCCGGGGCAGCGATCGTCTCGGCCGGGCCGCCGAACAGGTTGCGCAGCGTCGCCGTGAAGGCCTCGCGCAGCTCGTCGAGCCCGATCGAGAACTCGTTCTGCACCTCGAGCACGGGCTCCGCCGCGGTGACGCCGATCTGCGCGCAGGCGACGTTGTGCTCCGCCGCGAGCGCCACGAAGGCCTTGTCGTGGCCGCGGGGCACCGTCACCAGGGCACGGCCCGCCGACTCGCTGAACAGCCACACGAACGGCGTGGTGGTCGCGTCCAGGTCGGGGAGCGCGATCCGGGCGCCGACGTTGCGCCGCAGGCAGGACTCGACGAGCACCTGGGCGAGGCCGCCGTCGGAGAGGTCGTGCGCCGCGACGACGAGCTCGCGCTCGGCCGCCTGGGCCATCATCCGGCCCAGCGCCTGCTCGTGTGCCAGGTCGACCTTCGGGGGGCGTCCGCCCAGGTGGCCGTGGGTGACCCACGCCCACTCGGAGCCGGACAGCTCGCACCGGGTGTCGCCGAGCAGGAAGAGCAGGTCGCCGTCGCCGGCCGGCGGCGGGAAGCCCATCGGCACGCGGCGCGCCACGTCGGCGAAGACGCCGAGCACACCGACCACCGGGGTCGGGTGGATCGCGGCCGCGCCGGTCTGGTTGTAGAAGCTGACGTTGCCGCCGGTGACCGGGATGCCGAGCTGCTGGCAGCCGTCGGCGAGACCGCGGACGGCCTCGGCGAACTGCCACATGACCGCCGGGTCCTCGGGCGAGCCGAAGTTCAGGCAGTCGGTCACGGCGATCGGCTCGGCACCGGTGACGGCGACGTTGCGGTACGCCTCGGCCAGTGCCAGCCTCGCGCCCTCGTAGGGGTCGAGCCGGGCGTAGCGGCCGTTGCCGTCGACGGAGAGCGCGACGCCGAGCCCGGTGCGCTCGTCGATGCGCAGCACGCCGGCGTCCTCGGGCTGGGCGAGCACGGTGTTGCCGAGCACGTACCGGTCGTACTGCTCGGTGACCCAGCTCTTGTCGCACAGGTTCGGCGACGCGATCATCCGCAGCACCGTCGCGCGCAGGTCGTCCGGGGTGGACGGGCGCGGCAGCGTCTCGGCGCGGTCGGCCTGGAGCAGGATCAGGTCGGCGGGCTCGCGGATCGGCCGGGCGTAGACCGGGCCGTCGTCGGCGAGCGAGCCGGGCGGCACGTCCACGACGATGTGGTCGTTCCAGCTGATCACCAGGCGGCCGGGCTGGCCGTCGGTCTCGCTGGGGGTAACCTCGCCGATGTTCGTGGCCCAGACGCCCCACTTCTCGGCGACCTTGAGCACGTCCTCAAGCTTCTCCGGCGCGACGATCAGGAGCATGCGCTCCTGCGACTCGCTGGCCAGGATCTCGGTCGGCGACATCGAGGCCTCGCGCAGCGGCACGCGCTCCAGGTAGACCCGCATGCCCGTGCCCGCGGCGGCGGCGGTCTCGGTGAGCGCGCAGGTCAGGCCCGCGCCGCCGAGGTCCTGGATGCCGACGACCAGGCCGGCGTCGTACAGCTCGAGGCAGCTCTCGATGAGCAGCTTCTCCATGAACGGGTCGCCGACCTGCACCGACGGACGGCGCTGCTCGGCGCCCTCGTCGAAGGTCGCGGAGGCGAGGACGGAGACGCCGCCGATGCCGTCGCGGCCGGTGCGCGCGCCCATCAGGACGACGACGTTGCCGACGCCGGCCGCCTCCTTGCGCTGGAGGCGCTCGACCGGCAGCACGCCGATGCTCAGCGCGTTGATCAGCGGGTTGCCCTGGTAGCAGGGGTCGAAGACGATCTCGCCGCCGATGTTGGGCAGGCCGAGGCAGTTGCCGTAGCCGCCGATGCCGGCGACGACGCCGGGCAGCACGCGCGCGGTGTCCGGGTGGTCCGCGGCACCGAAGCGCAGCGGGTCCATCACGGCGATCGGGCGG belongs to Amorphoplanes digitatis and includes:
- a CDS encoding sterol carrier family protein; amino-acid sequence: MSPAHNKSESVTDALDALDRGDEPERTVLRDAVRALLGELARTAPGRSVEVRIPPFGAIQCVAGPRHTRGTPPNVVETDPMTWLLVATGRLTWDDAVESGRVRASGIRTDLTPYLPVHPS
- a CDS encoding carboxypeptidase regulatory-like domain-containing protein, whose amino-acid sequence is MSSLSSGDVPSGGETTLTYKVTNRNAEAGTVTVVVSANGMSCSGQCNFDEPIGPNEAKEYTAKLKAGNVDPGQTKDTRIQVSADIGGESGNAGRNVTLRGPEQAQTVRQVSGKVKDQEGKAVAGALVGLRDSQNHQYDTTTNGDGGYSFTSTDSKPIAVGALAVAATKGGYDVASVNAQGSSGKSINVPLTIKLKAGASPSTSPSATASASAEPTEEVSEDATDPATDDSAAALDQTPTSGEDEGSGSMLFIILGGLLVAAGIGAIVLVLMRRKAGEDADGADGADAPLGGAQPAAAGNRYPGAGETRLAGAPMGGAQATMIAPRSGAPSIGDAPTMIHRAPPVVDEFPDPYGAPMPQGGGYNAPGGWGAAGAAGAAGAVPGAYGAAGQYGGAQVPAQGGYPEQAGYDQAAPYGAPQGGYNEPDGYDQAAPYGAPQGGYEQQPQQRYDEPTGMYRPEPGGYPQEAGYADQGGYGGAEPAYGQNAGYGQGGDDYAGQAPARGGAYPGGGNGYAGGAYGAPAEPADQGGGYGQWDGQGGAVDNGNAYGAPAGGGAYGAPQGGQAYGNPNYGAPAGGGYDQADGYGAEQGGYDPRAAYGRPDGYDPQQGGGRGQQPPGGGYGGPVGQGGYGADQGGYYGAEQQGGGRHGGPPPEATRPGQRRPLDWMDD
- the purL gene encoding phosphoribosylformylglycinamidine synthase subunit PurL, with the protein product MTTQHDTATSDAAAPGLPNQPPAASGQPAKPTGFAATDVLVNQFDGGPDTVERALNTGDELQPHTELGLKDDEYDRIRQILGRRPTASELAMYSIMWSEHCSYKSSKVHLRQFGEKAPKNTRMLAGIGENAGVVQISDELAVTFKVESHNHPSFVEPYQGAATGIGGIVRDILAMGARPIAVMDPLRFGAADHPDTARVLPGVVAGIGGYGNCLGLPNIGGEIVFDPCYQGNPLINALSIGVLPVERLQRKEAAGVGNVVVLMGARTGRDGIGGVSVLASATFDEGAEQRRPSVQVGDPFMEKLLIESCLELYDAGLVVGIQDLGGAGLTCALTETAAAAGTGMRVYLERVPLREASMSPTEILASESQERMLLIVAPEKLEDVLKVAEKWGVWATNIGEVTPSETDGQPGRLVISWNDHIVVDVPPGSLADDGPVYARPIREPADLILLQADRAETLPRPSTPDDLRATVLRMIASPNLCDKSWVTEQYDRYVLGNTVLAQPEDAGVLRIDERTGLGVALSVDGNGRYARLDPYEGARLALAEAYRNVAVTGAEPIAVTDCLNFGSPEDPAVMWQFAEAVRGLADGCQQLGIPVTGGNVSFYNQTGAAAIHPTPVVGVLGVFADVARRVPMGFPPPAGDGDLLFLLGDTRCELSGSEWAWVTHGHLGGRPPKVDLAHEQALGRMMAQAAERELVVAAHDLSDGGLAQVLVESCLRRNVGARIALPDLDATTTPFVWLFSESAGRALVTVPRGHDKAFVALAAEHNVACAQIGVTAAEPVLEVQNEFSIGLDELREAFTATLRNLFGGPAETIAAPAAPSQPTASAQSAAPVAEVGGQSVTLEIGEPATAQPEPAASAAAQEAGGSATAGAGEVPGGPITPEPGQSDEPESKD